The genomic window caagactgcaacatcaaCTCCTGCCAGAATTTGCAGCTTGCCATCCTGCTCCGAAGATTTCTGACTTGCCAGTCCCAAAAATCACATGAGCAGATTTCTTAAAGTCAGTCtctctttttatgtgtctgtgtgtctgtgtgtgtgtgtgtgtgtgtgtgtgtgtgtgtgtgtgtgtgtgtgtgtgtgtgtgtgtgtgtgtgtgtgtattactgGTTCTGTTTGGAGAACCCTAAGACAGACTTGGGTAACAGGAAGTAGGGTACTATAATAGCAAATATCTAAAATGTAAAAGTGCCTTTGAAACTGGGTATAGGTAGAGGCTGGAAGGGTTTTATGGCAGTGATAGAGAAAGCCTAGACTGCCTTGAAGAGACTGTTGATAGAAATATACACATTAAAAGAGATTCTGGTGAGAgctcagaaagaagaaaactgtagAGAAAGCTGCTGtgtggaaaataaatataaatcataaaCAGCATATTGCTACAATTATGAATGTTAAAATACTCTGGTGAAATCTCAGATGGAAATGAAGAACAcgttattttttgaaaattggagAAAGGCAATCTTGTTATAAAGTGGCAGAGAACTTGGCTGAATTACGTTCTAGTGTCTTGCAGAAAGTAAAACTTGATAAACTTGGTTATTTTGTGGAGGAGATTTCTGAGCAAAGTATTGAAGGTGTGGTCTGGTTTCTtgctgcttatagtaaaatgcaagaggaaagagataaattgaaGAGGGAATTGTTAAGCAAAAAGGACTAGAACTTCAAGGTTAGGAAAATTCTTAACCTATCCAGATAGCATGCTCTGGAAGCAATGCCAAGGGTGTGGCTGAACACTGATTTACTAAAGAGATCAGGCATGTGACTCATGGATCCAATCAACCATCACAGCAGAGGCCAGGAACAGAGATGTGGCTGGCTATCCAGGAAAGATCTGTGGAGGACCCTCTTGTCTGATGACTTGGACCACCATGAAATGCCTGGGAGGCCAACAGGGTTTATGAGAATTTTATACTGGCAGAAACACTGCCAGCTTGTATTGAGGGGTAGAGATGGGACAAAATGAAAGAAGGCTGTCGGGATTCCACAGGTGTGAAATGAGCCAGTGGAGCTAACTGGCTGCAAACAGGTGTTATCtttcaagaaagaggaagaatgatCCCAAAGGCAGATCAGAGTCCAGTGGGACTATCACTGCCAACATGGGCGTAGGTCCAGGAACCAGGACCAGACCTCCACAACCTTATAAGGCAGGACTAACACCCCAGGGGGCCAGAGGACAGAGCACGGAACTGAAGAGGATTAATCTCCAAGCCTTAAAATCTAATGAAATTTGCCCTGCTAGGTTTATGATTTGCTTGGGGCCTGTgacccccttccccttcctgatGTCACCCTTTTAGAATGGGAATGTCTTTCCAATGCCTATCCCACCATTGTAACTGGAAGCAAAAAATTTGTCTAGTTTCACAGGTTCACAGGCTATAGAAGAATTTTGCCTCAGTGTGAATCAAACCTCAAGTCTCACCCATACCTGATTTTAATGATATTTACATGATATATTAGCCCGGAttatccagagaaacagaacaaatagggAGTGATTGTGCATGTGCaccggtgtgtgtgtgtgtgtatatgtgtatatatacacacacatacacacatacatatacatatatatatacagggagATTATAAAGAATTAGTTCATGCAATAATGAAGGCTCACAAGTCCCAAGATCTCTAGTCagtaagctggagacccagagagccAATGATGTAGTTCTAGCCCAAAAGCAGGCAGGCTCAAGACCCTGGAAGGGCTGATGCTTCCATTAGAGTCCGAAGGCAGGAGAAAATGGCTGCCCCAGCCCAAAGGCAGTCAGGCAGAAGGAGTACCTCTTattcagcctttttgttctattcaggccttcagttGATTAGATGAGACCCATGCACACCagaagggcaatctgctttactcagtttcctgaatcaaatgttaatctctgctcaatatcgctaattatcagagacatgtaAATCataactacaacgaggtatcacctcacacaagtcagaatggccatcattcaaaaaagtctgcaaacgataaatgctggagagggtgttttgaaaagggaaccctccctacactgttggtggaaatgtagtttggtgtggCCACTACAGAggacaatatggagattcctcaaaagactgaaaatagatttatcatatgatccagcaatcccactcctgggcatacatacaaagggaaccttaattcaaaaagatgcatgcaccctaatgttcatagcagcactatttacaatagccaagacatggtggtaacctaaatgtccatcaacagaagactggataaagaagttgtggtatatttatataatgtaatattactcagccataaaaaataataaaataatgcatttgcagcaacatggatggtcttGGAGactgttattctaagtgaagtaagctagaaagagaaagaaaactatcatatgatatcactcatatgtggaatctaaaaaaaaaaaaaaaagacaaatttatttacaaaacagaaacagactcacagtcatagaagacaaatctgtggttaccagggggaaaggaaaCGGGAAGGGACAAATTAGATGCAtgagatttgcatatactgactgctatatataaaatagataaacaagtttatactgcatagcacagggaactatatttggtatcttgtaatagcttacagtgaaaaacaatatgaaaacgaatatatgtatattcatgtatgactgaagcattgtgctgtacaccagaaactgacataacattgtaaactgactatacttcaataaaaaataaataaaaattttaaaaagacaaacttacttaTAGAACAagaacagactcacatagaaaacaaaccagaaattgacacaacactgtaaactgactatacttcaataaataaacaaacacacacacacacaaaagaaaaaaaggtggaaGAACTAGAGGAGCAatacaattttggaaaagaactAAGAGGACTCTCATTACCTAACTTCATGACTTACTATTATAAAGCTTCGGTTATcaagtgtggtattggtgaaagggacagacacacaaatcagtgcaacagaacagaaagtccagaaatggATCCACATGTATACAGTCAATTAGTTTTCAACAAATTTAAATgagcaattcagtggagaaaggacagtgttttcaataaatggtactgtaTCAACAGACTATCCATATGCAAAAGGTATATATTCCTATACCTCATGCCTTTATGAAAGATAGCTAACTCAATATGGATCAGAGTCTAAATGTgaaactttaaattataaaacttctagaaggaaaTGTAAGACCAAATCTTTATGGCTTTGAatttggcaaagatttcttaactatgacaccaaaagcataatctataaagaaaaaattaataaaatggatttatcaaaatttaaaatgtctgcttTTTGAAGACActattacaaaaatgaaaggcAAGCCACAGGCTGGaagaacatatttacaaaacacatatcACACACAGGACctgtacccagaatatataaaaacattaaaacagtTAATGAGAGTAAAAAatacagtttagaaaatgaggaaaagatcTTAACAGACATTTTAACAAAAGAGATATATGAATGACACATAAGCACATTGGAAGATAGTATCATTAGTTATTATGGACACCAGACACAGCCCTTAGACTAAGGGACAAAAAAACCAAGTAATACTAAATGCTCaggaagatgtggagcaactacagctctcatacattgctagtatgaaagcaaaatggtacagccactttgaaaaacaatgtggaagtttcttataaagctaaacCGACGTttaccatctgacccagcaattccacttctaggtatttacccaagagaaatgaaaacctttgTTTACACAGAAATCTGCCGATGAACATTctaagcagcattattcataatcacaccaaaaaaaacctcaaatggGAATATTACTCATTAATAAAGAGGAACAAACACTACTATATGCAACACCACCGATGAATCTCAAATgtattatgctgaatgaaaaagaCCAGGCTCAAAAGGCTACAcgcatatgattccatttatatgacattccatggaaaacaaaacaaaacaattacagTGACAGATAACAGATCAGCGGCTGCCAGGGCTGGCAGTAAGGGAAGGACTATGAGGGAATTTGGACGGGGGAATAAGGTTATTGTTCAACAATTTGATTACCGTAGTGTTTTTGTCACATTATCCTGAAGAGCCTAAAATTTATAGTACATAATTTATATCTCAATACAGACTCTAAAAAAAGAGTAGCCTAGCTTATCACTaagtttaaagattttttaaagagggaaaaataaaaattctaaaagatgGGCACACCTTGTCTGTCTCAAGCAAGTTAAGTTAAATGGATTTGATTAaagttttgagttttgtttggtgtttttaaaCTGTGTCACAGCTTCTATACTATAGGAGTTAGAAGGCCTGGTTTCTGCCCCTGATTCTGCCCATCAGGTGATATATAAAGTAAGagaatatttatttcactttatttttctgcttctaagttccttattttaaaaaatgagaaaaagcattCCAAACCTCAAGAGGTGATACATGGAACATGTGAGTGACATATAGAACATGTGTAGTATCAGTTAACtaaatatagatatattattTTAGCAAATTCAGTTAGGGTTAAGattaaaatttcaactttaaCAAAACTCGGTCATTACAAATGGcaataaggaaactgaaagtaAATTATATGGAACagaattaagaaagtaaaataaataacaggaTTCACAAGTACCAAAAAACCTAGGATATTGGCTAATGGCAATATATTGGGCCTTTTGTAAATAGTTACTTTATTTGGGGAAGGGCACAAAGATGTCCTTTTCTAAAAGAGAATATTATTGCACTTTATCTCTGCATTTTAATACAtgcaatttaattattttgtaaacaaaaCACTTATCAAATGCTTGCTAAGCGTCAGCAATAAAAGCTAAacatattaactaatttaatacTCCCaagaacaaaaagcacaaaatgtaCTTTGGGAAGTAATATTCTTAACATTCATACGTTTCATGGAAAAACTTCAGCAAGTTCCAACATAAGAAAAGCATTTATATCAGTAATGCTGAGTTAGAAAACACTCCTGAAGGATCGTTTGTCTTCCACACCTAAAATATGCGCCCTCATCCTTCTTCAAGAAGCTATCGTTTTTTGGcttaataaagaattaaaatgtctACTCATCTGACTATTAGAAAACAAGAGTTCGGTATTTAACACCTTTATTTGTGTTCTCAGATACAAATCACCAGCAAGACGCACAGAACAGAGGCTTAACTGCGGCGTGCCTTGGAAACAATGTCTGTGGGtaaacgtgtgtgtgtttgtgtgggggTGCGTGTGTGTCCCCATTAACAGCAGTACTAAACACATGCTTCAAACCGGATAAGATGGGGGCGGGGGCCGTCCCCTGGGCCACAGGTGTCAGATAGTATTGCTTTCTTTGGCCCTCCTCCAGCTTTATTCCTCCTCACAGGATACAGATTCTTAAGAACCTTCTAGAACATTCCATGATACCCGGGTTCCTGAGATTCCCGATCCAAACGTTTCAGGGTCCATCCTGCTGGGAAGAGACCCTGCCACCGGTATTCATGCCGCTAGGCTGATAAAGGGCCAAGAAGGGGGGGcgagggtggggggaagggcatGCAAGCTACATTATCCCCTGCGCCCCCACCACGCACACAGGTCCCAAAGTGGGTGGAATGGAGTCAGCTCTTCCGCACCTCTACTTTCTGGGAAAAAATTCAGTGGAATCTGAGGTGATCAAAGCCGAGTAAGCCAGAGAGACTCCCTACCAAGGCCTACCAAATGCCAGCTACGGGGAGATGGCGACAAACGCCAAGCCAGATGCACTGCCAGATGTAAGCACCTGCGTGGGCTTGAGGAGCGAACAGGCTGAGACCGTCCACGCAGCTTCCGGAAAACTGCCGCGGACCCCCGCTGCCATTCCCCACCCCCGCTTTCGGGGGGGAGGGGTGCGTGGGCGGACGGGGGAGGGTATCTAAGAGACGGGGACTGACGTCGCCCGCAGTGCGGGGGAGCCGGCCGGGTAGCAACAGGAGGAGGCTGGCGCCGTTCGAGGGCCCGACCATCAGCTGATGCTGGGGAGCCAGTCAAGGGCCCGCGGGCGAAAGGGCGGGGCCGCGCCCACGTCACTGCCGCGGCCGACGTCAGCGCCGCTTGCCGCTTGCCGCAGCCGCAGGACCGCTGTGGTGCAGTCGGGTGCAGGTCTCTGCAGGAGCCAGCCTAGACCTCCGCGCTTCTTGAACATGGCCGACTCGGAGAACCAGGGCCCTGCGGAGCCAAGccaggcggcggcggcagcagcggagGCGGCCGCGGCGGCAGAGGAGGTAATGGCGGAAGGCGGTGCGCAGGGGGGCGATTCTGACAGCGCGGCCGGCGACTCCGACGGCGCGGCCGGTCAGACGGCGGAGGAGCCCCAGACCCCTGCAGAGAATGCACCAAAGCCTAGGAATGACTTTATCGAGAGCCTGCCTAACTCGGTGAAATGCCGAGTCCTGGCCCTCAAAAAGCTGCAGAAGCGATGCGATAAGATAGAAGCCAAATTTGATAAGGAATTTCAGGCTCTGGAGAAAAAGTATAACGACATCTATAAGCCCTTACTTGCCAAGATCCAGGAGCTCACCGGTGAGATGGAGGGGTGTGCATGGACCTTAGAGGGCGAGGAGGATGAAGACGATGATGAAGAGtatgaggatgaggaggagggtgaggaggaggaggaagaggaggaagagcctgCGGCAGAGGCTGCGGCGGAGGCGGCAGCTGCCGCCAAAGATGAGGGTCCCCACTCCGCAGCGCCTGATGACGCCAAGTAAGCGGGGGCAGAGATTGCAGAGGAGAATGACGACGCAGATAACGcccccctctttctttttcttttttaatactggTGGACTTGAAAAGGCTCAGGTTTTGGACCAAAATAACAACGTGAATCAATTCTGACAttcctaaaataataataaaatcgaAGCAATCTGATTTTGGCGAGCCCGTTTCAAATTTGATTTGCAATTTGAACACAGTAAATGTATCAAAAAGGTGTTGAAAAcgagttaaatttaaaatgattttttcatGATCTCTTCTGCGAGGACTGGAGATGAGACTTACTAAGGGTGTCAAGTAGATGTGAAGTAAAGAACGTCACTTTGAAACCCTTTCATCACATTATCATTACACTACGCACGGAACACCTAAGCCAGGACCGAACATTTTCTCAATGCTtgattcttcaatttctttaatcatgcagttttcagcGCAGAAGAAGGTGAACCCATGACAAATCTCAAATCTCATCTTTAAGACTTTGCTTTTGTAACCCAGACATCAGCTTTACACTTCAGAGAAGAGTGATGGAATGGAGGGAGCCGGTGCTGGAGATCATGACAGTACTGTTAATGAGGTCCAGAAAACTGCCACTTCAAATTATAAAGACTGTTCTGACTATTTGAATTTAGAGAAACAGCATGGTTCTGAGAAGGAGGGTGTATAACCTGTACAATATTGTCACCATATGTGTTCATTATTTACAGTCTCgtgcttctgtgttttcttggTAGTGTCTACAAAGgtataaaaaaaacccaaatgtttaAGTTTAAATCCCTTTACCtagtattttagaaatattaatttacaTGAAAAGATGTAGAATCTAGTAAATTCTGTAAAGCATGTGTATCCAATGTTATGTACTTTGATCCTTGTGACGTCTTTCTGTCTTGTAGCTTTTAGAATGTAGCTGTGAAAATCATCAGAACTCTTCACTGAAGCTaatgtttggaaaaaatatatacttgaAGAACCAATCCAACtgtgtgtccccacccccagttcaGAAGTAGAAAGGATTTAAGTTTGCTTGTGTTAGCTGTGCCTTCATTATTTTGCTATGTAAATGtgacatattaaatataaaatggtgcataATCAGATTTTACTGCTTGAGAACAGAATGGCctacagaaaaagaattttcaggAGGACACATTTAACGTAAAGACTCTTTGCTTCTTTGTGGGTTTTGAATTGTGTGACTCAGTGATCTATAAAGAAATATAAGCATAAAGTTGTTTACCACTGTGGTgttaataaaatagtattttcaaaaaacaaaaggactCAGTACTCTGCCTACCTGgaatcaaatcccagctctgcctccttttAACAGTGAACTTGGGGCAATTTAGTTAATCTGCTCAGTTTCTCTTTACCTATAAAAGGAGATAGTAACAGCCCCTTCCTCACAGATTATTAGGGAGAACAAATTTCATTTACACAAAGCCCACAGAACAGTGTCTTGACACTAAGTGCTCAAGaaattttagctattattattattacatgaaAGATAAAGACAATTTGAAGTTCAATCCTCCTAAGTTACAAAAGGGGAGAAAATGCACATCATTATATTCttaagtttataatttttattgttagaAAAGAATATGGCCTTTAATTCATAAACACACGAAATTCAATAAACTGTCTTGTTTTGGTTTCCTCAGTATAAAAATCAGGGGTTCATTTCCTCCCAGAAAGGATAAGACTTTAGTGTGACattctgaatatataaaaaaggtTAGTTCAACTTTACATCTGGGCATTCTAAATGAAGTATAAAATTAAAgactccaaaatttttttaaacacagatgtGTTTTCCTCCATTTCCCTTGAGGGTTAAAATTACTTAGAAGCAAAATGAGACTGTTTTACCTTAGGGAATGGAAGGAAGCTCTGACCTGTTGCTAATGGCAATAGTTGAGTAAAACCTTAAGGTAGTATTAATCTTCCTTAAGGCCAGGccaacaaaaagagaaagtcaAAATAATGTACTACATGAGACGACAGTGATTACCTTAATTATATGTTTATCCTAAataggagtaaaaaaaaaaaaaagtaataaaattgaatattaattTCTTACCCCTAGGAATAAGAgactcatttaatatttttctaggtccagcaaaaaggcaaaaatgaatgaaacaaaaaaggtGTATAATTAGTAGGGAAACATCTTTTTGCTGGCATGTGATTATATATGGAAAACCCAAGAGAATGAACTGAAAGCTATCACATTCAATAAGTTTGAGGAATTGACCAGTTACcagataaatatattaaaaaccaataACTATTTCTAGGCACTAATAATGATAAAGATGtatacaaaatttctttacagcagaaataaatcaaaatatttataaaaacctCTACTAAAAATTGTGTATAacctatgaaaagaaaaaacattatcACAAAGAAATGTACTAGAGGCCTTTGGATGGTAATACTGAGTATCACAAAAgtgtcaattcttcccaaattaacttttaatttatctAACTTCAAATCAAAACCCAAACTGGACCTGGAACCATATAATGACCTTAATCTTCACCTCTAAGAATATGGAAACAAGATTTTTACCTTAGACTACagactcaaaaaatttttttgactgaagaaaatacattattgaGTATTTATCAATTACTGGACAGGAAAGGCTTAAGTTTAGAATGATTTAAGaccaaaagaaataatcaacagacatgagaacacaaaaatgaaattataaagatttaaaCACACTCCACATTCTTAAAAGTAAACAGCAAACTGGGAATAAAATCTGCAGTAAATACAGGTGGCAAAGGGTTGGTagttttaatataataaagagTTCATACAAATCATATGAAAatcatttagtctttttttatgGGTTCCTAGAATTTATTATGcttataaacttaaaatacaaatgcttatggtatatttaaaaaaataatttaaaaaatttttcaaaatttgctgattcttactttgtggtaCAGTCTGTGCTTGGAAACCAACACTGATATTTCTACctctaaattatatttaatacagTACTGTCTTCATTATTTTGGTTATTCTTTTTACTGTCTATAATACCTACATgtatatacaaacatattttaGTTATATATGTAAAAGTACCTTTGGatctctgagggaaaaaaaagctaaatataataaaaagtatttacacTGACTTCCATATGTCTTAGTATCAGTGACTTAGATATACcagttctatttaaaaaaaattttttaagtatggtTCAGTCAAAAGACATAGTATCTACAAAAAACAAGTAGCAAGCTGCTGTCAAACTAGGTTGATGATACCTTCAAGCTTAAGAATCAGTAGACTCTTAAGTTTGATAG from Camelus ferus isolate YT-003-E chromosome 2, BCGSAC_Cfer_1.0, whole genome shotgun sequence includes these protein-coding regions:
- the NAP1L5 gene encoding nucleosome assembly protein 1-like 5 yields the protein MLGSQSRARGRKGGAAPTSLPRPTSAPLAACRSRRTAVVQSGAGLCRSQPRPPRFLNMADSENQGPAEPSQAAAAAAEAAAAAEEVMAEGGAQGGDSDSAAGDSDGAAGQTAEEPQTPAENAPKPRNDFIESLPNSVKCRVLALKKLQKRCDKIEAKFDKEFQALEKKYNDIYKPLLAKIQELTGEMEGCAWTLEGEEDEDDDEEYEDEEEGEEEEEEEEEPAAEAAAEAAAAAKDEGPHSAAPDDAK